The segment CAACTCACTAAACTCCTTTGGAGTATAGTATTTCATAATCGGCAGGTGCGCGCGGCTTGGCCGCAGGTACTGTCCCAGCGTCAGAATATCGCAATCGACAGCCCTGAGGTCAGCCATCGTCTGGAGCAATTCCTGCCATGCCTCCCCGAATCCCACAATGATCCCTGACTTCGTGACTAACTCCGGCGCCAATCGTCGCGCCATAGCCAGAAGATCGAGTGACCGCTCATAGTGCGATCCCGGACGGACCTCTCGATACAACCGGGGAATAGTTTCCACGTTGTGGTTCAGGATAGCGGGTCCGGCCTCGACCACCGTTCTCAGGGCGGCCTTGCTACCACGAAAATCAGGAATCAGCACCTCAACGCTACAGCCAGGGGCAAGCCCCCTCACCCTGCGAATCACGGCCGCAAAGATACTCGCCCCCCCGTCGGGCAAGTCATCGCGATTGGCGGAGGTCACCACAGCATGGGCCAGCCCCAGCGCGCTAATCGCCTTGGCCACCCGCTCCGGCTCGGTCCGATCGAGTTCTGTCGGCTTGCCCTGTTTGACCGCACAGAAGCTGCAATTACGGGTGCAGGTATCGCCCAGGATGAGGAAGGTTGCGGTAAGCTCCTCCCAGCATTCGCCGATGTTGGGACAATGGGCCTCTTCGCAGATGGTCTGAAGCTGCTGCTCTTGAAGGAGCCGTTTCAGCCGAAGGTAGTTGGGTGCGCCTGGCGCCTTGACCTTCAGCCAGGGTGGCTTGGGTGAGCCAAAAATCTCGGGAAGCGAAATCAGCGGCGTTACCTTAACCGGTTGGAGCACAAATGCCTCATTTGAGCCCGTATAAGTGATCAGTCAGGCCGCCGTTTGGGAAGGCGGCACACAGGCCTACTCGCCAATTCTTCTACCATAGTCTTGACCCGATTGTCAACCTGAGAAGGACGCAGTTCACCTGATCTGGACGATCACCCGCCGCTCACGTGGACCGTCAAACTCCACGAGCATCAGGCTCTGTCAGGTTCCCAGCACCAGTCTCCTGCCGTCTTGACGAAGAACTCTTTCATCTGTTGACCTGTCCCGCCTGGTCGCGAGGAATACGACTACCCTCTTCACCCTTACAGCCGGACGCGGTAGTGCGGGAGGCAGATACGGCGGCGAGCAACTGTTCGAACTTTGCCTCTGGCACTGCTGACCTGCCAAGCCCGTCTGATCGGAGCCCAGGAGTGCCATGGTAGTCAGATCCGCCGACTGCCAATAGACCGTATCTCAGGCACGCTCGCTCGTAACGGAATAGCGATTCGGTATCGTGTTCCAGGTGATACACCTCCAGTCCCATAAGCCCATGCTGCACGAGAGATGGAATAATCTCGTCGTGACCGTACTGCCCAGGATGCGCAAGGGATGGCACGCCTCCAGCTTCCTTGATGGTACGGATCACTCCGGTCGCAGGAATTCTGGAGCGTTCCACGTAGCCTGGCTTGCCCGTAGTCAGGTATCGGTCAAACGCCTCCTTCATCGACGTCACATATCCGCGCCTGATCATCGCCTGTGCCACATGGGGACGCCCAACCGAGGAGCCTAGCGCCATACTCAAGACCTCATCAGCGTCCAGCGGGAGACCAAGAGCCCAGAGCTTCGCGATCATCCGATGGGCCCTCTCGATTCGGTCGTTACGGGAGGAGGCAA is part of the Candidatus Methylomirabilis limnetica genome and harbors:
- the lipA gene encoding lipoyl synthase codes for the protein MLQPVKVTPLISLPEIFGSPKPPWLKVKAPGAPNYLRLKRLLQEQQLQTICEEAHCPNIGECWEELTATFLILGDTCTRNCSFCAVKQGKPTELDRTEPERVAKAISALGLAHAVVTSANRDDLPDGGASIFAAVIRRVRGLAPGCSVEVLIPDFRGSKAALRTVVEAGPAILNHNVETIPRLYREVRPGSHYERSLDLLAMARRLAPELVTKSGIIVGFGEAWQELLQTMADLRAVDCDILTLGQYLRPSRAHLPIMKYYTPKEFSELKAIGEGMGFKYVESGPLVRSSYHARGQAEEVSRKRESERTELCRS
- a CDS encoding PHP domain-containing protein: MRLIDLHTHTTASDGVLSPQQLVRFAKDCNISVLAVTDHDTLEGLPAAVAEASQVGLQVVAGVEITAHVGDLEIHILGHFIDPDDNQLAAFLASSRNDRIERAHRMIAKLWALGLPLDADEVLSMALGSSVGRPHVAQAMIRRGYVTSMKEAFDRYLTTGKPGYVERSRIPATGVIRTIKEAGGVPSLAHPGQYGHDEIIPSLVQHGLMGLEVYHLEHDTESLFRYERACLRYGLLAVGGSDYHGTPGLRSDGLGRSAVPEAKFEQLLAAVSASRTTASGCKGEEGSRIPRDQAGQVNR